One Rhizobiales bacterium GAS188 DNA window includes the following coding sequences:
- a CDS encoding Transposase encodes MPEGATLLADKGYDSNAIREAAARKNVWANIPSRSNRKQRFAFSGWFYRQRNLVERFFNRIKHFRGIATRYDKCPENYLAAVKLICARIWCPSCGDALGRSGA; translated from the coding sequence ATGCCCGAAGGCGCCACGCTGCTGGCTGACAAGGGCTACGACAGCAATGCCATTCGTGAAGCCGCTGCCAGAAAGAATGTCTGGGCCAACATCCCGTCACGCTCCAACCGCAAACAGCGCTTCGCGTTCTCGGGCTGGTTCTATCGCCAACGCAACCTCGTTGAACGCTTCTTCAACCGTATCAAGCACTTCCGAGGCATCGCCACCCGCTACGACAAGTGCCCGGAAAACTACCTCGCCGCCGTCAAACTCATCTGCGCGCGCATCTGGTGCCCTTCATGTGGCGATGCCCTAGGCCGGTCTGGTGCGTAA
- a CDS encoding Transposase → MTRRRYELTDGEWSIIEPLLPNKPRGVPRVDDRRVLNGILWRFRTGSPWAEIPERYGPSTTCYNRFVRWRKAGVWDRLLSAVSAAFQGEIVMIDSTCVRVHQYGATGKKGDPVMAAWDVLEAASRARSMPSLTLMVVPSPCA, encoded by the coding sequence ATGACACGGCGGCGATACGAACTTACGGATGGGGAATGGTCGATTATCGAGCCGCTGCTGCCCAACAAGCCGCGCGGCGTTCCGCGGGTTGATGACCGCCGGGTGCTGAACGGCATACTCTGGCGCTTCCGCACTGGCTCGCCATGGGCCGAGATTCCCGAGCGGTATGGGCCATCGACGACCTGCTACAACCGGTTTGTTCGCTGGCGCAAAGCCGGGGTATGGGATCGACTGCTGTCCGCGGTTTCAGCCGCATTCCAAGGCGAGATCGTGATGATCGACTCCACCTGTGTCCGCGTCCACCAGTACGGTGCGACGGGTAAAAAAGGGGATCCTGTGATGGCGGCATGGGACGTTCTCGAGGCGGCCTCACGAGCAAGATCCATGCCCTCGTTGACGCTGATGGTCGTCCCGTCGCCCTGCGCCTGA